GAATCGCAAGGTGGTCGAAGCCGCTGCCCACGTCGACGGGTCCGTCGCCGGCGCGGTGTACCAGTTCGAGCGAGGCGGCTGGTTCGTCGGGGAACTTGAGGATCACGAGGTGAGCCCCCTCGCCGATCTCGACCCTGCCCAGTTCGGTGTAGCCCAAGGCGGTGTAGAAGCCGAGCGAGCGGTCCAGGTCGGTGACGCGGTAGGAGACGAAGAGCGTCTTCACGCGGCCTCC
This DNA window, taken from Streptomyces sp. NBC_00663, encodes the following:
- a CDS encoding VOC family protein; its protein translation is MKTLFVSYRVTDLDRSLGFYTALGYTELGRVEIGEGAHLVILKFPDEPAASLELVHRAGDGPVDVGSGFDHLAIQVERLATTLETLTEAGLSPEPLQYPGGPHGPKTSWLTDPDGYRIELVEWPSGHPDGITAADFA